CGGCGAGGACGGTCTTGCGGATCTGCAGGCTATCGAGGCCGCCTACGAGTCGGCCGAGACGGGCTGTCGGGTCGCACTCGAGTGAGCGCGGCTGTCGGTCGAGTGAGAACAGGTTTCGCTCGGCCTCGAGCGGTCTCGCTCATCGGATAGCCGTCCGGTCAGTGACGGTCCGCCTCCCCGTCGACAATTCGGTTCCGTTCGCGGGCGGCACGTGCTTCGTCGATCGAATCGTTCGCGACGAGCCGATCGACTTTCCGTTCGAACTCCGCCTCGGTGAGGTCGCCCGCAACGTACTGCTGTTTCAGGTCGGCGAGTGCCTGCTCGGCTCGTTCGTCCGCTGACGGTTCTGGCGGTGACAAGAACTCCGAGAGCCCGAGGTGCTGCAGCGGCGTATACTCGCGCTCGAGCCGCTCGGCAAGCGTCGCCATCCGATCGCTCCGTGGCAATGACGCGTTCTGGACGAGCACCCACAACACGCCGACGGTCGAGACCGCAAGAAGGCCGACCAAGAGGGTAACGGCTGTGAGAACGGGCACCGCAATCTCGAGTAGCCTCGTCACGATGGGCGTCCCGCTTGCGAGCCCGGAATACACGAGTATACCGAGGTAACCGACGACGGCGAGGAGCAATCCACCGGAGACGAGGACGCCAAGAACGGATAGCCATAGCCACTTGTTCCTGAGAAGTCCCATTGTCGACCACTAGGGAGAGCGTATTCATATATCCAACGCGGCTCGAGCCGTCGGAGACGGTATGGTCGAACCGACTGCACCACTCTCGTTTCTCAGTCGGTACACCGCCTGGCGTCGACGGCGGACGCTCGAGCGACTCGCCGATCGGCTCGCTGCCGAACTCGCGGCCGGCGGATCGACGACCTACCGGTAGAATCAGGCGTTTGAGGGACGCTATTGCTCGAGAGCAACGAAGTACGCCACAGCAAAGTGGACGGCAGGAAAAGCCTAGGGCGGGATTTGAACCCGCGCTCTCGTCCTTACCAAGGACGCGCTTTACCGCTAAGCTACCCAGGCGCGTACTTCTTCGTTGACCGGAGATGTCTTTATGGGTTTCGATTCGAACGAGCCATGCGCCGGCTTGTCGCAGTCCCGTCCCGCGGTCGTCGAAGCGACATCAGGGATCGGTCGCCGACGTTGCTCGATCGATCGCGTGGTCCTCGAGTGACTGCTCACGAACTGCGGGCTCGAGGTCGCCGAGCGACTCCTCGACCGGTGGGAACGAGGTGCCGACAGTGTCGGCAAGCGTCTCGACGATGGCCAACAGGTGTGGCGATGGGGTTTCGCCGACGGCGACGGCCCCAGTAAGGGCGGCGAGTTCGAGTACGTCTCGCTCGAGGGCGGCGTCGAGATCGGACGGCGTCGGATCGAGGTCGCTGCCGCCTGCCGAGTGCTCGGTCCGACAGGTCTGATCGCGACCGAACGACTGGACGGTCCGGACCGCTTTGTTGGCGGCGTCGGTACGAGCCAGCAGGTAGAACCCGCGGGCGACGAGGATATCGGCCGCGAGGATTGCGAGGTCGCCGTCGCCCGCGTCGGCATCGGTCGTCGTCCAAGGCTCGTCGTGGGCGAGTGAGCGGGTTAAGCGTAGTCCCTCGTAGATAAGCTGGACGCCGGCCGCATTGGTGACGACACCGTCGGGGTCACAATCGTCCGTTCGCTCGCCTCTCTCCGCGGCCGAGGACCCAGTGCTGTGGGACTGCTTGTGATCGTCTCCGATGACGTGACCCTCGGATGCCATCATCGCGGCGCTCTCGAGTGTGAGTGTTCCGGGAACCATCGATGCACGCTCGAGAGTCGCTTCGATAAAGTCGTGTAGCTGTTGTGGTTCGACGTCCGCGACGGCCTCGGCGGCGGCACGCCGACAGCTATCGGCCTTCTCCATTAGCGGGGGGTTACGACGGGGGAGGCAAAGACCTTTGGAAACGCCCGATCGACTGCTGCCATGATTGACGTCGACGCCGACGGATCGATTCGTACCCTGACGATCGACCGCCCCGAGGCACGCAACGCGCTCACGGTCGATGGACTCGAAGCGTTGGAAACGGCGGTCGACGACGCCGACGAGCCGGTGATCTACCTCCGCGGACGCGGCCCGGCCTTCTCCGCGGGAGCCGACCTGAACGAGGTCGCGGCGCTCGAGGGAGACCGCGACCGCGCGGCCGAGTTCGCGCGCCTAGGCCAGCGCGTGGCCCAGACGATCGAGGACTCCCCCGCAGTCGTCGTCGCAGGGATCGACGGCCCCGCACGCGGAGGCGGCCTCGAGCTGGCACTGGCCTGTGACATCCGGGTCGGCACGCCCGAGTCGACCTACGGCGAACCGGGGGTCAACTTCGGGCTGTTCGGTGCTTGGGGCGGGACCGTCCGGCTGCCCCGCATCCTCGGCGAGGGCGATGCCCTCGAGTTCGCGCTCTCGGGCCGGTCGATCGACGCCGAGGAGGCGCTGCGAATCGGCCTGCTCTCGCGAATCGAGGACGATCCACACTCGGTCGCTGCGGAAATCTCGGACAACGCCCACGACGCACTCGCCGCCCTGAAACGCCGGGTTCGGGATGACGGCGATCGCGCTACACAGGAACGACGCGAAGCCGAGGCGTTCGCCGACCTCGTCGCTGCCCACGCCGACGATATCGACGCGCTGCTCGAGTAGGCGGACTCGAGATCCGGTATCGCTCGAGCAGTGGTGATCGGCGAGGACCGGTGCAAAGTGATTTATCCGGTGACATGTACAGCGAAGGTATGCCTGGACCAATGTTTCTGGACGGCGACCGCATTACACTGCGACCGATCGAAGAGGCGGACCTCGAGTTCCTGCAGACCCAGGTCAACGACCCGCGAATTCGGCGGCCGATCGGCCGATCAAGACCCATCAACCGCGAGCAGGAGCGCGAGTTCTTCGAGAACGACGTGTGTAGCGACGACACCGTGGGCCTCCTGATCGTCGCCGACGCGACGCCAGTCGGAATCGTCGGCCTTCACGATTTCGACTGGGAGGCTCGGAACGCCGAAATCGGCTACTGGGTCGCACCCGACCACCACGAACGGGGCTACGGCACTGAGGCGACGGCGCTCCTCGTCGCACACGGCTTCGACCAACTCGGACTCCACCGGATCGCCGCCCGCGTCTTCGAGTTCAACGAGCCGTCGGTCCGGCTCCTCGAGTCGGTCGGGTTCACGCGGGAGGGTGTCCATCGCGACGCTGA
This genomic stretch from Natrinema sp. SYSU A 869 harbors:
- a CDS encoding SHOCT domain-containing protein; translated protein: MGLLRNKWLWLSVLGVLVSGGLLLAVVGYLGILVYSGLASGTPIVTRLLEIAVPVLTAVTLLVGLLAVSTVGVLWVLVQNASLPRSDRMATLAERLEREYTPLQHLGLSEFLSPPEPSADERAEQALADLKQQYVAGDLTEAEFERKVDRLVANDSIDEARAARERNRIVDGEADRH
- a CDS encoding GNAT family protein, translated to MPGPMFLDGDRITLRPIEEADLEFLQTQVNDPRIRRPIGRSRPINREQEREFFENDVCSDDTVGLLIVADATPVGIVGLHDFDWEARNAEIGYWVAPDHHERGYGTEATALLVAHGFDQLGLHRIAARVFEFNEPSVRLLESVGFTREGVHRDAEFVDGEWQDVYWYGLLEDEWRE
- a CDS encoding enoyl-CoA hydratase/isomerase family protein encodes the protein MIDVDADGSIRTLTIDRPEARNALTVDGLEALETAVDDADEPVIYLRGRGPAFSAGADLNEVAALEGDRDRAAEFARLGQRVAQTIEDSPAVVVAGIDGPARGGGLELALACDIRVGTPESTYGEPGVNFGLFGAWGGTVRLPRILGEGDALEFALSGRSIDAEEALRIGLLSRIEDDPHSVAAEISDNAHDALAALKRRVRDDGDRATQERREAEAFADLVAAHADDIDALLE